One genomic window of Geodermatophilus sp. DSM 44513 includes the following:
- a CDS encoding serine hydrolase: protein MSTGRALPRAPRVLPPVAAPLVLPVVLLALVLSGLLAPRAAAAQEGTPPSAVVPSVTAAYGDVGTLAVVVARQQERLAGLSIRAAEAASARMLATRASSELADRPFPTASMVKLYLAEDVLHRARTGAVTLTDRDRAQLEVMIRSSDDPAASDLWVRFDGARAVRDVAARYGLAGTDPPRRWGQWGETTTTANDLAWFLIRLPVVAHPDDAAALLGWMGTATPIASDGFDQEFGVFGTLPEPAVKQGWMCCLSGQRHLHSVGVVDDRVVVLLSEVRSSVGWADAAAALDAAAAAVPTGL, encoded by the coding sequence ATGTCCACCGGCCGGGCACTGCCGCGCGCCCCGCGCGTCCTCCCGCCGGTCGCAGCACCCCTCGTGCTGCCCGTCGTGCTCCTCGCCCTGGTGCTCTCCGGCCTGCTCGCCCCGCGGGCCGCGGCCGCCCAGGAGGGCACCCCTCCGTCGGCCGTCGTCCCGTCGGTGACCGCCGCCTACGGGGACGTCGGCACGCTGGCGGTCGTGGTCGCCCGGCAGCAGGAACGCCTCGCGGGCCTGTCCATCCGCGCCGCCGAGGCGGCCAGCGCCCGGATGCTGGCCACCCGGGCGAGCAGCGAGCTGGCCGACCGGCCGTTCCCGACCGCCTCCATGGTCAAGCTCTACCTCGCCGAGGACGTGCTGCACCGCGCCCGCACCGGTGCCGTGACGCTCACCGACCGGGACCGCGCGCAGCTGGAGGTGATGATCCGCAGCTCCGACGACCCGGCCGCCTCCGACCTCTGGGTGCGCTTCGACGGTGCGCGGGCCGTGCGCGACGTCGCCGCCCGCTACGGGCTGGCCGGTACCGACCCGCCGCGCCGGTGGGGGCAGTGGGGTGAGACGACCACGACCGCGAACGACCTCGCCTGGTTCCTGATCCGCCTGCCGGTCGTGGCCCACCCCGACGACGCCGCGGCCCTGCTGGGCTGGATGGGCACGGCCACCCCGATCGCCTCCGACGGCTTCGACCAGGAGTTCGGCGTGTTCGGCACCCTGCCCGAACCCGCGGTCAAGCAGGGCTGGATGTGCTGCCTGTCCGGCCAGCGGCACCTGCACTCGGTGGGCGTCGTCGACGACCGGGTGGTCGTGCTGCTCAGCGAGGTGCGCTCCTCGGTCGGCTGGGCCGACGCCGCGGCCGCCCTGGACGCCGCCGCGGCCGCGGTGCCCACCGGGCTCTGA
- a CDS encoding YbhB/YbcL family Raf kinase inhibitor-like protein: MADRPTPPSPYDFLPQVPGFELTSTDVTDGAPLQAPQVSGVMGAGGQDRSPQLSWSGFPEATRSFAVTVFDPDAPTHSGFWHWAVADLPVSVTELPAGASDGGLPEGAVQLRNDAGFAGYVGAAPPAGHGPHRYLVTVHAVDVDRLEVTPDASPAYLGFQLFSHTLARAVLVGTYEQR, translated from the coding sequence ATGGCCGACCGCCCGACGCCGCCCAGCCCCTACGACTTCCTGCCGCAGGTGCCGGGCTTCGAGCTGACCAGCACCGACGTCACCGACGGGGCGCCGCTGCAGGCGCCCCAGGTGAGCGGTGTCATGGGCGCCGGTGGGCAGGACCGCTCGCCGCAGCTGTCCTGGTCGGGCTTCCCGGAGGCCACCCGCAGCTTCGCGGTCACCGTCTTCGACCCCGACGCGCCCACCCACAGCGGCTTCTGGCACTGGGCGGTCGCCGACCTCCCGGTCTCGGTGACCGAGCTGCCCGCCGGGGCCTCCGACGGCGGCCTGCCCGAGGGCGCGGTGCAGCTGCGCAACGACGCCGGCTTCGCCGGGTACGTCGGCGCGGCGCCCCCGGCCGGCCACGGGCCGCACCGGTACCTCGTCACGGTGCACGCCGTCGACGTCGACCGGCTCGAGGTGACCCCCGACGCCTCGCCGGCCTACCTCGGCTTCCAGCTGTTCAGCCACACCCTGGCCCGGGCGGTGCTGGTCGGCACGTACGAGCAGCGCTGA
- a CDS encoding beta-phosphoglucomutase family hydrolase — protein MLGLPGNTRACLFDLDGVLTRTATVHMAAWKRTFDEVLARVDPAAGEFTQEDYNRSVDGKPRLDGVRDFLASRGITLPEGTPDDPPDAATVHGVGTRKNQLVHAELAEHGVEVYPGSVRYLRAVKDAGLATAVVTASRNGAQVIAAGGFADLIDARVDGEVAAAQGLRGKPAPDTFLAGARALGVPPEEAVVFEDALAGVAAGRAGGFGHVVGVDRVGQAAELAASGADVVVQDLAELLDEEP, from the coding sequence GTGCTCGGTCTCCCCGGCAACACCCGCGCGTGCCTGTTCGACCTCGACGGCGTCCTGACCCGGACGGCGACGGTGCACATGGCCGCCTGGAAGCGCACCTTCGACGAGGTGCTGGCCCGCGTCGACCCGGCCGCCGGGGAGTTCACGCAGGAGGACTACAACCGCTCCGTCGACGGCAAGCCGCGGCTCGACGGCGTCCGCGACTTCCTCGCCAGCCGGGGGATCACGCTGCCGGAGGGCACGCCGGACGACCCGCCCGACGCCGCCACGGTGCACGGTGTCGGCACCCGCAAGAACCAGCTGGTGCACGCCGAGCTCGCCGAGCACGGCGTCGAGGTCTACCCCGGCTCGGTGCGCTACCTGCGCGCGGTCAAGGACGCCGGCCTGGCCACGGCGGTGGTCACCGCCTCCCGCAACGGGGCGCAGGTCATCGCCGCCGGCGGTTTCGCCGACCTCATCGACGCCCGCGTGGACGGCGAGGTCGCCGCCGCCCAGGGGCTGCGCGGCAAGCCGGCACCCGACACCTTCCTGGCCGGCGCCCGGGCGCTGGGTGTGCCGCCGGAGGAGGCGGTGGTCTTCGAGGACGCCCTGGCCGGGGTGGCCGCCGGTCGGGCCGGCGGGTTCGGCCACGTCGTCGGCGTCGACCGCGTCGGGCAGGCCGCGGAGCTGGCGGCCTCCGGCGCGGACGTCGTCGTGCAGGACCTCGCCGAGCTGCTGGACGAGGAGCCGTGA
- a CDS encoding glycoside hydrolase family 65 protein, whose product MTEGRPDFPVEPWALTETGLDHASLAVHESVFALSNGHIGMRGSFEEGEPVVVPGTYLNGFFEERPLPYAEAGYGFPEQGQTVVNVTDGKLVRLLVGDTPLDLDYGEVVEHRRTLDLRRGLLRRHTEWRSPNGRVVSVTSTRMVSLRRRSIAAIEYTVECTDGQGDLYIALQSDLLANEPVDNTGTDDPRASAALDRPLAGEMAVARGQRAVLVHRTRRSRLRMAAGMDHVVEVPDTSTTDIEATDDLARFTLAARLPQGSSVRLVKYLAYGWSSRRSAAALRDQVEGALATAKLAGLERLVREQREVLDQHWQHADVEIEGDEELQQAVRVGMFHLLQAGLRAERQPIPAKGLTGPGYDGHTFWDTETYVLPVLTYIAPVAARDALRWRHSTLELARERARVLGLAGAAFPWRTIRGEETSGYWPAGTAAFHINADIADAVVRYWHATGDEAFDRDHGAELLIETARLWASLGHFDDEHGFRIDGVTGPDEYTAVVDNNVYTNLMAQRNLREAIAAVHRQPDVAGRLDVAEDELSLWERAAALMAVPYDTRRGVHMQSDAFTHHEEWDFASTPPDCYPLLLHYPYFDIYRKQVIKQADLVMALHLRGDAFTPEEKAADFAYYEARTVRDSSLSATQQAVVAAETGHLALAYDYWGEATLTDLQNLHGNSGHGLHLASLAGGWTVAVAGFGGMRDHDGQLTFAPRLPERISRLRFRLNYLGRLLVVTVTPTRATYRLSEGEPLDVHHHGRRLTVGEQEVAADIPPAPEVTQVHQPPGVAPRRRGRG is encoded by the coding sequence GTGACGGAGGGCCGGCCGGACTTCCCGGTCGAGCCGTGGGCGCTGACAGAGACCGGGCTGGACCACGCCTCGCTCGCCGTCCACGAGTCGGTGTTCGCGCTGTCCAACGGGCACATCGGGATGCGCGGCTCGTTCGAGGAGGGCGAGCCGGTCGTCGTCCCGGGCACCTACCTCAACGGCTTCTTCGAGGAGCGGCCGCTGCCCTACGCCGAGGCCGGCTACGGCTTCCCCGAGCAGGGGCAGACCGTCGTCAACGTGACCGACGGCAAGCTGGTGCGGCTCCTGGTCGGTGACACCCCGCTGGACCTGGACTACGGCGAGGTCGTCGAGCACCGGCGCACCCTGGACCTGCGCCGCGGGCTGCTGCGCCGGCACACCGAGTGGCGCTCGCCCAACGGCCGGGTGGTCAGCGTGACCAGCACCCGGATGGTGTCGCTGCGCCGCCGCTCGATCGCCGCGATCGAGTACACCGTCGAGTGCACCGACGGGCAGGGCGACCTCTACATCGCGCTGCAGTCGGACCTGCTGGCCAACGAGCCGGTCGACAACACCGGCACCGACGACCCGCGGGCGTCGGCCGCGCTGGACCGTCCGCTGGCCGGGGAGATGGCCGTGGCCCGCGGCCAGCGCGCCGTGCTGGTGCACCGCACCCGGCGCTCCCGGCTGCGCATGGCCGCCGGGATGGACCACGTGGTGGAGGTGCCCGACACCTCGACCACCGACATCGAGGCCACCGACGACCTCGCCCGCTTCACCCTCGCCGCCCGGCTGCCGCAGGGCTCCTCGGTCCGACTCGTCAAGTACCTGGCCTACGGCTGGTCGTCGCGGCGCTCGGCGGCGGCGCTGCGCGACCAGGTCGAGGGGGCGCTGGCCACCGCCAAGCTGGCCGGCCTCGAGCGGCTGGTGCGCGAGCAGCGCGAGGTCCTCGACCAGCACTGGCAGCACGCCGACGTGGAGATCGAGGGCGACGAGGAGCTGCAGCAGGCGGTGCGGGTGGGCATGTTCCACCTGCTGCAGGCCGGGCTGCGGGCCGAGCGCCAGCCCATCCCGGCCAAGGGGCTCACCGGCCCCGGCTACGACGGGCACACCTTCTGGGACACCGAGACCTACGTGCTCCCGGTGCTCACCTACATTGCGCCGGTGGCCGCCCGCGACGCGCTGCGCTGGCGGCACTCCACCCTGGAGCTGGCCCGGGAGCGGGCCCGCGTGCTGGGGCTGGCCGGTGCGGCCTTCCCGTGGCGCACCATCCGCGGCGAGGAGACCTCGGGGTACTGGCCGGCCGGGACGGCGGCCTTCCACATCAACGCCGACATCGCCGACGCCGTCGTCCGGTACTGGCACGCCACCGGCGACGAGGCGTTCGACCGCGACCACGGCGCCGAGCTGCTGATCGAGACCGCCCGACTGTGGGCGTCGCTCGGGCACTTCGACGACGAGCACGGCTTCCGCATCGACGGCGTCACCGGCCCGGACGAGTACACCGCGGTGGTGGACAACAACGTCTACACCAACCTCATGGCGCAGCGGAACCTGCGCGAGGCGATCGCCGCGGTGCACCGGCAGCCCGACGTCGCCGGCCGGCTGGACGTCGCCGAGGACGAGCTGTCCCTGTGGGAGCGGGCGGCGGCGCTCATGGCGGTGCCCTACGACACCCGGCGCGGGGTGCACATGCAGTCCGACGCCTTCACCCACCACGAGGAGTGGGACTTCGCCAGCACGCCGCCGGACTGCTACCCGCTGCTGCTGCACTACCCGTACTTCGACATCTACCGCAAGCAGGTGATCAAGCAGGCCGACCTGGTGATGGCCCTGCACCTGCGCGGGGACGCCTTCACCCCGGAGGAGAAGGCCGCCGACTTCGCCTACTACGAGGCGCGGACGGTGCGCGACTCCTCGCTGTCGGCGACCCAGCAGGCGGTGGTGGCCGCCGAGACCGGGCACCTGGCACTGGCCTACGACTACTGGGGCGAGGCCACGCTGACCGACCTGCAGAACCTGCACGGCAACTCCGGGCACGGCCTGCACCTTGCCTCGCTGGCCGGCGGCTGGACGGTCGCCGTCGCCGGGTTCGGCGGCATGCGCGACCACGACGGGCAGCTCACGTTCGCCCCGCGGCTGCCCGAGCGGATCAGCCGGCTGCGCTTCCGGCTCAACTACCTGGGGCGGCTGCTGGTGGTCACCGTGACGCCGACCCGGGCCACCTACCGGCTGAGCGAGGGCGAGCCGCTCGACGTCCACCACCACGGCCGGCGGCTGACGGTGGGCGAGCAGGAGGTCGCCGCGGACATCCCGCCCGCGCCCGAGGTGACCCAGGTGCACCAGCCGCCCGGCGTGGCGCCCCGCCGGCGCGGCCGCGGCTAG
- a CDS encoding M50 family metallopeptidase — MDLVAQLWDRVTTPLPQLSTAVLLGALVAAAVVVGSPALWRPARTVVTIAHEGAHGLVALAAGRRLAGIRLHSDTSGLTVSAGRPTGIGMVLTCAAGYPGPALFGLGAAALLAAGHAALLLWALLALLALLLVQIRNWYGLWAVLATGAVVLAVTGWLPPAGQAAFAAAVTWFLLLAAPKTVLELQRARRRRAAPDSDADQLARLTRLPAVLWVGVFLLVDVGALLLGGWWVLG; from the coding sequence GTGGACCTCGTCGCGCAGCTCTGGGACCGGGTCACCACCCCGCTCCCCCAGCTGTCGACGGCAGTGCTGCTCGGCGCACTGGTCGCCGCGGCCGTCGTCGTCGGCTCCCCCGCCCTGTGGCGGCCGGCCCGCACCGTGGTGACCATCGCCCACGAGGGCGCGCACGGGCTGGTGGCCCTGGCCGCGGGACGGCGGCTGGCCGGCATCCGGCTGCACTCGGACACCTCCGGGCTCACCGTGTCCGCCGGCCGCCCCACCGGCATCGGCATGGTGCTGACCTGCGCCGCTGGCTATCCCGGCCCGGCGCTGTTCGGTCTGGGGGCCGCCGCGCTGCTGGCCGCCGGGCACGCCGCGCTCCTGCTGTGGGCGCTGCTGGCCCTGCTCGCGCTGCTGCTGGTGCAGATCCGCAACTGGTACGGGCTGTGGGCGGTGCTGGCCACCGGCGCCGTCGTCCTCGCCGTGACGGGGTGGCTGCCGCCGGCCGGGCAGGCCGCGTTCGCCGCCGCGGTCACCTGGTTCCTGCTGCTGGCTGCACCGAAGACGGTGCTCGAGCTGCAGCGGGCCCGCCGCCGGCGGGCCGCCCCGGACTCCGACGCCGACCAGCTGGCCCGCCTCACCCGACTGCCCGCCGTGCTGTGGGTCGGGGTCTTCCTGCTCGTCGACGTCGGCGCGCTGCTGCTCGGTGGTTGGTGGGTCCTCGGCTGA
- a CDS encoding LysE family translocator yields MDVISSLPAFVLAVLLISASPGPAMALIIRRAALRGLPAAVPTVLGLEAGLYVWALFAGAGFAALVAASEVAYLVLRVVGAAVLLVLGVRAWRAAWRDRGGEVPTPAPMARHGWWSAFGEGLVVQLANPKAAVFMIAFYPQFVPADGPVFTTTALLGLLQVTLETGLYLALAAGVARAGDWFRHPRIRRRLEAVSGTVLVALGLRVAVSSR; encoded by the coding sequence ATGGACGTGATCTCCTCGCTGCCGGCCTTCGTGCTGGCCGTGCTGCTCATCTCGGCCTCTCCCGGGCCCGCGATGGCCCTGATCATCCGGCGGGCCGCCCTGCGCGGGCTGCCGGCCGCCGTCCCGACCGTGCTGGGTCTGGAGGCCGGTCTCTACGTGTGGGCGTTGTTCGCGGGAGCCGGCTTCGCCGCGCTGGTCGCCGCCTCGGAGGTCGCCTACCTGGTGCTGCGGGTGGTGGGCGCGGCCGTGCTGCTGGTCCTCGGCGTCCGGGCCTGGCGCGCGGCCTGGCGGGACCGCGGGGGAGAGGTCCCCACCCCGGCGCCGATGGCCCGGCACGGCTGGTGGTCGGCGTTCGGGGAGGGCTTGGTGGTGCAGCTGGCCAACCCCAAGGCCGCGGTGTTCATGATCGCGTTCTACCCGCAGTTCGTGCCGGCTGATGGGCCGGTCTTCACGACCACCGCGCTGCTGGGCCTGCTGCAGGTCACCCTGGAGACCGGGCTCTACCTGGCGCTCGCCGCCGGTGTCGCGCGGGCCGGCGACTGGTTCCGGCATCCGCGGATCCGCCGGCGGCTCGAGGCGGTCAGCGGGACGGTGCTCGTCGCGCTCGGGCTGCGGGTGGCCGTCTCCAGTCGCTGA
- a CDS encoding type II toxin-antitoxin system Phd/YefM family antitoxin, whose translation MSTTVNVHEAKTHLSRLLDAVEAGEDVVIARAGKPVVRLVPVTSRTAPRTPGSWRGQVRIADDFDDTPEELIAAFHGDVSP comes from the coding sequence GTGTCGACGACCGTCAACGTCCACGAGGCGAAGACGCACCTCTCCCGACTCCTCGACGCCGTCGAGGCGGGGGAGGACGTCGTGATCGCCCGGGCCGGCAAGCCGGTGGTCCGGCTGGTCCCGGTGACCAGCCGGACCGCGCCGCGGACCCCGGGCTCATGGCGGGGGCAGGTGCGGATCGCCGACGACTTCGATGACACGCCCGAGGAGCTGATCGCCGCCTTCCACGGCGACGTCAGCCCGTGA
- a CDS encoding glycerophosphodiester phosphodiesterase translates to MVPARYAFLDGPTPLAMAHRGGAIEHLENSLPAFEACVAMGYRYLETDVRVTADGVPVVFHDAVLDRVTDRTGRVDQLTWAQLSGARIGGREPVLRLEDLLGAWADVRFNLDVKAPGVVAPLARTVRRLGVADRICVASFSDARVAAARRVFGPGVCTSLGPRGVAALRLSSYSPRAAGLVRIPAGCAQVPLQLGGRALVDERFIAAAHAQGLQVHVWTVDTEEEATRVLDLGVDGVMTDRPAMLRALLQRRGQWTGRPAA, encoded by the coding sequence GTGGTCCCGGCACGGTACGCGTTCCTCGACGGGCCCACGCCCCTGGCGATGGCCCACCGGGGCGGGGCCATCGAGCACCTGGAGAACTCCCTGCCGGCCTTCGAGGCGTGCGTGGCCATGGGCTACCGGTACCTGGAGACCGACGTCCGGGTGACCGCCGACGGCGTCCCGGTCGTCTTCCACGACGCCGTCCTGGACCGGGTCACCGACCGCACCGGCCGGGTGGACCAGCTGACCTGGGCGCAGCTGTCCGGGGCCCGCATCGGCGGGCGTGAGCCGGTGCTCCGCCTGGAGGACCTGCTCGGCGCCTGGGCCGACGTCCGCTTCAACCTCGACGTCAAGGCACCCGGCGTGGTGGCGCCCCTGGCGCGCACGGTCCGCCGGCTCGGGGTGGCCGACCGCATCTGCGTGGCGTCCTTCTCCGACGCCCGGGTCGCCGCGGCGCGACGGGTGTTCGGCCCCGGGGTGTGCACCTCGCTGGGCCCGCGGGGCGTGGCCGCGCTGCGGCTGTCCTCCTACTCCCCCCGCGCCGCCGGGCTGGTGCGCATCCCGGCCGGCTGCGCGCAGGTGCCGCTGCAGCTCGGCGGCCGGGCGCTGGTCGACGAGCGGTTCATCGCCGCGGCGCACGCCCAGGGCCTGCAGGTGCACGTGTGGACCGTCGACACCGAGGAGGAGGCGACGCGGGTGCTGGACCTCGGTGTCGACGGCGTCATGACCGACCGGCCCGCCATGCTGCGCGCCCTGCTGCAGCGCCGCGGGCAGTGGACGGGACGACCGGCCGCGTGA
- a CDS encoding MFS transporter, whose product MTTAATTGHPPPPADPALRRERFGWYSYDWAMSVFNTSVTTVFLGPYLTAVAEDAAGPDGRLGLLGLGIPPGSWFSYVLSASVLLQVLVLPLTGAVADRTGRKRLLLAGFATLGALATTGLFFVADGRYLLGAVLFVVANISFGAATVVYYSWLPDLAGPEERDAVSSRGWAFGYVGGALLLAVHLGLVLAAPSLGLTTGEAVRICLATAGLWWGAFTVFTVSRLRDRPVRGAAGRPRSGFRQLATTMREMRAFPLTLWFLGAYLLYNDGVQTVISLSATYAVEELGLEQSVLTGAILMVQVVAIAGALGLGRLAARYGAKRVVLGALLAWIGVLLAAFWLQAGAVGQFYALAAVIGLVQGGTQALSRSLFSHLIPAGKEAEYYGFYEISDRGTSWLGPLAFGLTYQLTGSYRLAIVSLVVFFVAGFAALAALPVRRAVLAAGNTPPERL is encoded by the coding sequence GTGACGACCGCCGCCACCACCGGGCACCCGCCGCCCCCCGCCGACCCGGCGCTGCGCCGGGAGCGCTTCGGCTGGTACTCCTACGACTGGGCGATGTCGGTGTTCAACACCAGCGTCACCACCGTCTTCCTCGGCCCGTACCTGACTGCGGTGGCCGAGGACGCGGCCGGGCCCGACGGGCGGCTGGGCCTGCTCGGGCTGGGGATCCCCCCGGGCAGCTGGTTCTCCTACGTGCTGTCCGCGTCGGTGCTGCTGCAGGTGCTGGTGCTGCCGCTGACCGGTGCGGTCGCCGACCGCACCGGGCGCAAGCGCCTGCTGCTGGCCGGCTTCGCCACCCTGGGCGCGCTGGCCACGACCGGGCTGTTCTTCGTCGCCGACGGCCGCTACCTCCTCGGCGCGGTGTTGTTCGTCGTGGCCAACATCAGCTTCGGGGCGGCCACCGTCGTCTACTATTCCTGGCTGCCCGACCTGGCCGGCCCCGAGGAGCGCGACGCGGTGTCCAGCCGCGGGTGGGCATTCGGCTACGTCGGCGGGGCGCTGCTGCTCGCCGTCCACCTGGGCCTGGTGCTCGCCGCACCGTCCCTGGGCCTGACCACCGGGGAGGCGGTGCGGATCTGCCTGGCCACCGCCGGCCTGTGGTGGGGGGCGTTCACCGTCTTCACCGTCTCCCGGCTGCGCGACCGGCCGGTGCGCGGGGCCGCCGGGCGCCCGCGCAGCGGGTTCCGCCAGCTGGCGACGACGATGCGCGAGATGCGGGCCTTCCCGCTGACCCTGTGGTTCCTCGGCGCCTACCTGCTCTACAACGACGGCGTCCAGACCGTGATCTCGCTGTCGGCCACCTACGCCGTCGAGGAGCTGGGCCTGGAGCAGTCGGTGCTCACCGGCGCGATCCTCATGGTGCAGGTGGTGGCCATCGCCGGCGCCCTCGGACTGGGCCGGCTGGCCGCCCGCTACGGCGCCAAGCGGGTCGTCCTCGGCGCGCTGCTCGCCTGGATCGGCGTGCTGCTCGCCGCCTTCTGGCTGCAGGCCGGCGCGGTCGGGCAGTTCTACGCGCTGGCCGCCGTCATCGGGCTGGTGCAGGGCGGCACCCAGGCGCTGTCCCGGTCGCTGTTCAGCCACCTGATCCCGGCCGGCAAGGAGGCGGAGTACTACGGCTTCTACGAGATCAGCGACCGCGGCACCAGCTGGCTGGGCCCGCTGGCGTTCGGGCTGACCTACCAGCTCACCGGCTCCTACCGGCTGGCCATCGTCAGCCTGGTGGTCTTCTTCGTGGCCGGCTTCGCCGCGCTGGCCGCGCTGCCCGTCCGCCGCGCCGTGCTCGCCGCCGGGAACACCCCGCCGGAGCGGCTGTGA
- a CDS encoding thymidine kinase: MSAATEPLPAAVPAAGDRRRHPAPAHLRFFHGPMDCGKSTLALQVDHNQARQGRHGLLLTQGDRSAQPRISSRVGLCREALEVGAGTDLRLLVRDSWAAGDRVDYLIVDEAQFLEPGQVDQLAELVDESHVDVYAFGLTTDFRTRLFPGTQRLLEVADDVQRIQVEVLCWCGLPGLLNARVVAGEVVREGRTVVVADTSPTPAPDDRDAEVHYQVLCRRHHVQGQLGPNPAGPGQLALP; this comes from the coding sequence GTGAGCGCGGCCACCGAGCCGCTGCCGGCAGCCGTCCCTGCCGCCGGCGACCGCCGCCGCCACCCGGCGCCGGCGCACCTGCGGTTCTTCCACGGGCCGATGGACTGCGGGAAGTCCACGCTGGCCCTGCAGGTGGACCACAACCAGGCCCGGCAGGGACGGCACGGGTTGCTGCTCACCCAGGGCGACCGCTCCGCGCAGCCGCGGATCAGCTCCCGCGTCGGGCTGTGCCGCGAGGCGCTGGAGGTGGGCGCCGGCACCGACCTGCGGCTGCTGGTCCGCGACTCGTGGGCCGCGGGCGACCGGGTCGACTACCTGATCGTCGACGAGGCGCAGTTCCTCGAACCCGGGCAGGTCGACCAGCTGGCCGAGCTCGTCGACGAGTCGCACGTCGACGTCTACGCCTTCGGGCTGACCACCGACTTCCGCACCCGGCTGTTCCCCGGCACCCAGCGGCTGCTGGAGGTCGCCGACGACGTCCAGCGCATCCAGGTCGAGGTGCTGTGCTGGTGCGGCCTGCCGGGTCTGCTCAACGCCCGGGTGGTGGCCGGGGAGGTGGTGCGCGAGGGCCGGACGGTCGTCGTGGCCGACACCTCCCCCACCCCGGCGCCGGACGACCGGGACGCCGAGGTGCACTACCAGGTGCTGTGCCGCCGCCACCACGTGCAGGGCCAGCTCGGCCCCAACCCGGCCGGCCCCGGGCAGCTCGCCCTGCCCTGA
- a CDS encoding RNA polymerase-binding protein RbpA, whose amino-acid sequence MGERSLRGSRLGSVSYETERNTAPIERQYAEYRCPSGHLFTVPFADDAELPDTWECKFDGAAAKLVGGTEPAPKKVKPPRTHWDMLLERRSVEDLEEVLAERLEVLRGRRTRAS is encoded by the coding sequence ATGGGCGAGCGTTCCCTGCGGGGCAGCCGACTGGGCAGCGTGAGCTACGAGACCGAGCGGAACACCGCCCCCATCGAGCGGCAGTACGCGGAGTACCGGTGCCCCTCGGGTCACCTGTTCACCGTGCCCTTCGCGGACGACGCGGAGCTCCCCGACACCTGGGAGTGCAAGTTCGACGGAGCGGCCGCGAAGCTGGTCGGCGGCACCGAGCCGGCCCCCAAAAAGGTCAAGCCGCCGCGGACGCACTGGGACATGCTGCTGGAGCGCCGCTCGGTGGAGGACCTCGAGGAGGTCCTGGCCGAGCGTCTCGAGGTGCTGCGCGGCCGGCGGACCCGCGCCAGCTGA
- a CDS encoding FxsA family protein produces MGHRVRVLAALWVVAEVVVFVLVASWIGVGWTLLAALATTALGWTLLARQGTRALAELRERARERRAPGRALGDAGLIAAGGLLMVLPGFVGDVVGLLCLLPPTRFLVRALLVRAVTSRLPVELRGPVRVRSARAEGAGYSGRPSGSGSHASGLGRPLVIEGEVLREGPVRDDRVG; encoded by the coding sequence GTGGGACACCGCGTGCGCGTGCTGGCCGCCCTGTGGGTCGTGGCCGAGGTCGTCGTCTTCGTGCTGGTGGCCTCCTGGATCGGCGTGGGGTGGACGCTGCTCGCCGCCCTCGCCACGACCGCCCTGGGCTGGACGCTGCTGGCCCGGCAGGGCACCCGGGCGCTGGCCGAGCTGCGCGAGCGCGCCCGGGAGCGCCGTGCGCCCGGACGGGCACTGGGCGACGCCGGGCTGATCGCCGCCGGCGGGCTGCTCATGGTGCTGCCGGGCTTCGTCGGCGACGTCGTGGGCCTGCTGTGCCTGCTGCCCCCGACGCGGTTCCTCGTGCGCGCGCTGCTGGTCCGGGCGGTGACGTCGCGGCTGCCCGTCGAGCTGCGCGGCCCGGTCCGGGTGCGCAGCGCCCGCGCGGAGGGGGCCGGGTACTCGGGGCGCCCGTCCGGGTCGGGGTCGCACGCCTCCGGGCTCGGGCGGCCGCTGGTCATCGAGGGCGAGGTGCTGCGGGAGGGACCGGTCCGCGACGACCGGGTCGGCTGA